TCCATGTTCACGTCTGCAAACAGATTTTGCGCTTTCTCCGAGGACAGGAATTCCAGTAACCGGATGGCCCCCGGAACATTGTTTGCGTAGCGTGTAACACCCGCTCCCGAGATGTTTACATGGACCCCGGCGCCATCCTGGTTAGGCCAGAAAATTGCGAGCGGCAGCGCGGGGTTTTTTTCCATCAGGCGCCCATAATAATATGTGTTGGCAATGGTGACATCGCATTTTCCCGCCCCTACAAATTCCATTGCCCTCGTCTCATCGGACAGCGGATCGGTGGCGAGATTTGCAACCCAGCCTTTTACGACTTGTTCCGTCTTGAGTTCGCCATGCTCTTCAATCATCATTGCTACAAGTGACTGATTGTAAACTTTCTTCGACGTACGAAGACAAAGTCGTCCCTTCCACTTCGGGTCGGCGAGGGCTTCGTAGGTCGAAAGATCGGAAGGTTTTACTTTTTGTGTGTTATAAATGATAGTGCGGGCACGCACTGACAGACCGAACCACTGATTGCCGGGATCGCGAAGATAAGCAGGAACATTCGACTCCAGCGTTTTGGACTCTACTGGTCTTAATAGTCCTTCCCGAGCAGCTTCCCATAAGTTGCCCGCATCCGCGGTAATAAGCACATCGGCGGGCGTGTTTTTTCCTTCCGCCTTCAGGCGCGCGAGTAGTGCGCCTTCCTTGTCGGTGATGAATTTGACGGTTGTACCGGTTTCTTTAGAGAAAGCGTCGAACATCGGCTTGATCAATTGCTCGATGCGGGCTGAGTAGACGACGACCTGATCGGCATGTGATGCGCTGGCGCCAAACAACGTGACACAGCAGAACATTACGGTAAGATAGCGGTTGAGGACTTTGCGAATAATGTCCTCTCCGGAACGCCGGGCGAAGTGAGGAGCGGAAAGGATGGGATGGGCAGCCGAAGATCCGAGCAGAGATCCGGATTGCGAATCTGCTTTTGCGGCAGTCCGGCACAGTTGGGCGCCCGCCAAGCCCCCAGAGCCCCATCTCACACGGTTTGTTGTAAAATCGGCTACTCGCGTTGCACTCCCATGCAGCGTCCTGAACAGAGACGGGCAAACCAGTTCCTTCACCGCGCGGCTTGAGTTTACCCCGATTTTGCCCGCTCTTCTTTTAACTGAGCGCTCCACCGGGGCAGTGTTCATCGGTTCCTTAAAGCAGGAGTTCAACATTTTATTCTCTCCGTATGTAAATAGCATGCTCGGTCAGAACCATATTATAAATGATAACAATTATCAGTAAAGCTCCGCATTAATATATCATGGATAAACCAGAACCGATTTCGTCTTATGACCGGCTGAAAGAGCTTCTCGCCATTCCTGAGAGACAGCGCACCGAAGCGCAATGGGACGAAATTAACGAGCTTGAAATTACGCTTACTCCTGTCAATCGAGTTGTAACATCGGAGCGCATGATTCGGCGTCCGGCCCCCGCTTCGCCCGATCAATGCAAGCCGCGGGAGCATGTGCAGGGAAAGCGGCCATTGAAGAAGTTGCGTAAAAGACCGAAACCGGGTGCCGCATCATGAAATGTCGCGCCGGAGCTGGGCGAGTTAAGCCGTGGCCCTTATGGCTGGGCATGGGCTGCCGCGTCCACTGCAATTGGCAACTGTGACAGGGCACACGGGAAATATCAGTGAATCCGCCGACTTATATTGTTAACTTAAAAATAGTGCGAATGGGAGGAATATGCTGCTAACGACTACTCCAGGCATAGAGGGAAGGCGCGTGACGAAGTACCACGGCATCGTTGCGGGAGAGG
The window above is part of the Nitrosospira sp. Is2 genome. Proteins encoded here:
- a CDS encoding Fe(3+) ABC transporter substrate-binding protein, with the translated sequence MFCCVTLFGASASHADQVVVYSARIEQLIKPMFDAFSKETGTTVKFITDKEGALLARLKAEGKNTPADVLITADAGNLWEAAREGLLRPVESKTLESNVPAYLRDPGNQWFGLSVRARTIIYNTQKVKPSDLSTYEALADPKWKGRLCLRTSKKVYNQSLVAMMIEEHGELKTEQVVKGWVANLATDPLSDETRAMEFVGAGKCDVTIANTYYYGRLMEKNPALPLAIFWPNQDGAGVHVNISGAGVTRYANNVPGAIRLLEFLSSEKAQNLFADVNMEYPVNPRIKPDPAVAAWGTFKQNTINVNKAGELQAEAVKLMDRAGYR